The DNA segment cagtgtgaaaagatggatctcagaatcatacagtcattgttggaaagggttcaaacacacaaaagtgcaaaaaacaacaacaacaaaaaaaaatttggggacctgaaggatttttctaaagaatatTGAGAATAGAACTGTTAatcactaataataaaaaaaaaaaaaaaaaaaaacattcagatgGATCATTCAgatcaagggtatgtaaacttttgaacggggtcaattttataaattcagctattattttctcttgtggactaaatgtcTTCTATgtggaatatcttattcaggtcagtaataaataaaataaaaaataacatgcattttggtgaaaacattttgcagattctgtgtgtaaatttttgaattcaacattcaaaaaaaaagaatcattgAATTTGAGttttgaatcattcattaaaaCCGATTCATACTGAAGCTTGCCAAACAATTCTGTCTTTGCTACTTGCATTTATTTCtgcatacttttttattaattttaatgcttttatccCAACTTGATATGTGCTAGGTAAATTTAACAAGTGCTACGTATTTtggttttccttttctttttcaccATGTGTACTCCCAGGGAATTTAACCAGTTTTTAagtataatttcttattttatttatacaattttatgtgtattttttacataaattatacatgtttaatacataaatgcataCCAAATATGTTGTGAATATCTATTCATATGTCCTATATACACATCCAGGAATAGTCCTTTTCCTTTtcctgttccttttttttttttttccatttttcatcTAACAACAGTGATGTTTCAAGGTCCATCAATCAAGCAGTATCTAAATAGGCAGGATATGAAGTGGTGGGAAAGGATTAAGACATTAGTGCTCCGGTGCATACTGGGAAGACTCTGACCAAAGGAATCTATTGAGTCACGTTTTACACCTGTTACATCCTGTCTTTTGAAACAAAGTATTAGTTGCAGGATAAAGTTGTAGACATGTAGACTGAATGCTGCAACATTGTGatgattttcttttgttctgCTGTGAAGTGTTTTGTTGATGATATTAGCCGTTTACATAGTGTtagcaacaccaaggtcatgggttcaattcCCATGCAATGAAAGACACTAGAAAAAGAGTctgttgtaaatgtaaatattataatcatAATCTTGTATATGATTGTTTGCTTTGTGACTAATAGAGTTCTCCTGTCTTGTTTTCTACAGAAAGTTCTACTACATCACTCTACTGAGGGATCCCGTTTCCCGCTACCTTAGCGAATGGAGGCACGTCCAGCGGGGGGCGACGTGGAAGACGTCCTTGCACATGTGCGACGGGCGAACACCCACGCCGGAAGAGTTGCCGCCCTGCTACGAGGGCTCAGACTGGTCAGGCTGCACTTTGCAGCAGTTCATGGACTGCCCCTACAACCTCGCCAATAACCGCCAAGTGCGAATGCTGGCTGACCTCAGCCTGGTTGGATGCTACAACCTCTCCACGGTTCCCGAGAAGAGGCGCTCACAACTCCTACTCGAATCGGCCAAGAAAAACCTGCGAGACATGGCTTTCTACGGCCTGACGGAGTTCCAGCGGAAGACGCAGTACTTGTTCGAGCGCACCTTCCACCTCAAGTTCATCCGGCCATTCATGCAGTACAACAGCACGCGGGCGGCCGGTGTGGATCTGGATAACGATACGATACAACGCATCGAGGAGCTCAACGATCTGGACATGAAGCTGTACGACTACGCCAAAGACCTGTTTCAGCAGCGCTACCAGTACAAGCACATGCTGGACCGGCGGGAGCAGAGACTACTGAGAGGACAGGCGTCTTTCCATAGTCCGTTCCGAGAGGACGGAGCCGGAGGGGAGGGTACGGCACGCCTGCCAACAGAGGACTACATGAATCATATCATTAACGGATGGTAACCGCCCACCCCTCTCCAGAGAGACCAAAAAAGACACAGTAACAAGGAGAGGGGGAATAAACAGACCCAAGTGGAATATCCATTCCCAAGTGGGAGAGTTCAACGTCCCATCCTTTGGGCGGGAATACGGGACCAGAGAACGTTCAAGAAATTAATCATGTGCAGCATCTCATAGGCCTTTTTTAAACTAAAGCTATGgcataacattaatattaaattattattgatttttgtttgtgcCACAAAGTTTTTCCTCAACCGTGCTGCAGTGTTTCTCAAAAAGAGTGGCTGAAATGAACTGGTTTTAATATCTGCTTCACATGAATATCTGAGAATCTATGAACTCTTCAGGAAAGATTGttttcatatacatatatataaatatgtataaatcttagattgcctttttttttttaaacctggtGTGAAGTGGATGGAGCCAGTCACAAGTGGTTGAAAATTACTAACAGGTGTTGTATGATTTTTATAGAtatatcttaatatatataacacaGGAGAGTCCCGTTTTCCATgggtgtttttatcatttttctttGAGTATCAATTCCCATAAGTCCTGGAGATTGTGTTGGCAAGCCATTCCTGACAAATGTATCCAATTGCAGTACTgatacccaaaaatgaatacgccatcatgttttgtttgctttttaagCATGTGCTAATTAATACAGTATgcactgtatgtgtttgtttttgcacatttgctGTGATCCTTTTACCCATAATGCAGTGCAATATGCCCGCATTTTGCATTGTTAATCACGCACCCTAAATGAACAAAATCCTCTCTTCGTTTGCGATCGGAATTCGCATCATCATTTGCCCTCGATAATTGTTAAGTTTGTGCGCATGTAAAACGTGTTAATTGAACTTGCACTGAGCATGTTGGGGCTTGACATCCCTCACAGATAGTTCTTGTTTGGGTCTTCGTGTCTACAGAGACTCCTTAACTCACACCTTTGCACTTCCCTCCAGCTGAAACTCAAAATAAACAGACTGCTATTGCAGCCGTGTTTAGAGCCATTTTGAATATGCTTATGGGAAAAGAGTGAAGAATAGATCATATGGTCCATCTGTCTAATCTATATCAGTCAAAATATGGAGATCAATGCTGATTTAAATCAAGAGATTGGTGAGGAAGGTGTGACTGTTGCTTTGAGTGTGAGAGTTTGTGTACATCAATGTATACAAGTgtatattgtgtgtatgtgcgtgtgtgtgtcttgAGTTTGTCTCCCAACAATGTTCATTACTGTGAGTATTTCTGTTATTCATGACACCTGGATCTTTGAAATTACCAATAAAAAGATATTTCCCATTTTTAAGACATGGTCAATTTGAGTCATTTTTAtcaaaggagaccagaggctgttttctttgaatggatgtcaGTGGAGGAGAGGCTTTCACTTAGAGGAAACTGCTTATCGTTTAATGAATTGACAGCCTATCGGCTAATCTTTACCATGGTTTagactaaacaatacttttgtaTTGAGCTATTTTTAGAGTTTGCACTGaaagaaatgctgtttttatagGAAAAGTCACAGACTTTTTGCAACAAGTGCAGTACAACGGCACCTTATATTCGttcctatggtatccgtaaATGCCAGTTGAGTGTTGCAGAACTCTGACTGAAACTCTgacgtcaaggctgtaatgtgattggttatcaagTCAGACGTGATCCAAGTTACcactttctccaatagtaagtaatacagaccctctcatctcccaatAGTAAGATAATCTTTGAttttatactttctttttttttctttcctctaaaaagctctATAGCTTTAAATTGCAAAAGGTAGGCATtacagtctttagtgtcacatggtccttcagaaatcattataatatgctgaattTGGTGCAAAAGAGACGTTcatatcaatgctgaaaacagttatacttaatatttttgtggaaaccataaatccctttttttttccaggattccttgatgaatgggaagttcaaaagaacatttctTTGAAGTAGATCTAttctgtaacattacaaattgcTTGTAATGTCATATGTGATTAATTTAATggagtaaaaagtaaaaacctttttttttctgatgccAATGGTATATAtatgctttaaaaaacaaacaaacaaaaactataaagtCTAAAGTGCTGACCTTGTTATTCATGTcacatttattgcattattttaacatacccTGTTATGGCGTTTTTGaataatatcattatttttgttttattggcacaaaaaagtattcttgtagtgtcataacatcataacattgcggttgaaccactgatgtcacattaacTATTTTATCTATGTTCTTGAATGTGGTGTTTGCATTGCCggctatgcagagtcagaaagctctcggatttcattaaaaatatcttcgtgcttcgaagatgaacaaaggtctaatgggtttggaatgacttgaggGTATGTATAAACTCTCTctttaatgttatataattaCATTCAGTTCGGACTCTGATTACAAACCTTAAATCATCCCCTAAAATGCTTTAATCTCGGGTAACCCAACAGCTCTGTGTGAAAGTGTTGGAACAATCACAGGTTTCCTCCCAGAGTCTTACAAAATAGTGCTGCTGCTGTTTGAGTTAATCAGCAGCTCTCTCCTGAGTGTTAATTATCTTTTGGAGGATGTgtgactgtatgtgtgtgttagtgtCCCAGGAACGGGCTCTGTGTTATGACTTGCACATTTCCTGTGGAGGACAATTTTGTCGTTGCTTCTTGCCCGACTCAACAGATTCCAGTGACAAACAGTAAgagaatctttttaaaaatctatattcATTAAGTGTCATATTAAAAGATCTAAATGAAAAGAATAAACTATTGCAAAGTTCTTTTTCTCAGGTGGCTAAATCCGTGTGTCTTTACCACCATGTCACAGTGTGTGTTCCCCTGAGACTGGTGCTGAAATCATCTGCTGTTCCTCTGAGAGCTTCATCTCTCACCTCTGCACGGAGATGCTGATGACACTGCTCTGCTGTTACCACAGAGATCCAGCTCAGCAGATGCACTGGGACGGCCACTTACCTCATTCACTGTTCTTATTGTTCTTTGCGTGACCGGTGGGATTGGCTTTTGTATTGTGACCAACATGGACTTGAGCACAATGTTGCATCACTCTCTTGAGTTATGTCCATTAAAACAGCGGTCAGTTTTGAACGCATAATGTAAGGACAATATAACTAATCATAAAATATTCAAGCATAGTATAAATGGTAACTTGGTAGAAGCTAGTCCACATAGGCAGTTGTGAACATGGATGTGACATCTGCTTGTCTTTTAATACCATGAacatagggctgggcgatatggatttttttaatgatttttaacaagtcaacttgaaaatgtaactacaacgtGATTCACGTAACTTTTTTCTTATTAGccctctacactgtaaaaaaaattttgtttcaacttaaaaaagtgtttgtgctgccttttAAGtatactcaactcaaatatccacgttTTTATGTagtaacttaacatttcatgttgactaaacttaaaattttaaggcagtgcgaacacttactttttaaagttgaaacaacttttataCAGtgtagttaaataaaattttattccAAATGCACCacacatgatgtaaatgttaaacaaatcacattaaatatctttgcaaaaaagatgcatgaactccAACTACATCTTCTACTTGTCTTCTACATATATGTTAAGAAACACAAGGAAATAcaaggaaaatgctttaaaaaaccccctcaaaagtcaaggtaattcaaaaTGACTACACCAGTACACTAActttaaatcttttgtaaaaacgATGAACAGCAGCAATTGAGCCTGTCACCATGATGTATACATTGATGTACACATAAAATGTCAAACATACATTTTCACaggtttttaatttgatttcacTGCTTTTCCgttgttttgtctgtgtaaACATGGATGTGTTTGACTgtgtcttttctctttactgttatcttcggcatattgtcaaagtgcctgtctattttatatttctattcaaaatcgaGATTCCtcgatttttaaaatgaattgtggcaaaacattaaataatcgataaaatcagaaaaattgCCCATCCCTACATGAACATAAACTATGTTTTACAAACAACAAtatgattaatgacaaaaaactacagtatatgaaaccattaaacacaaacatttaaatgacaacagctctcagtatattaaaacaaacaaatgaaaaattgcTGGAGCTATGGCACAGTGTTCACAACATACACGTCCCACTGTGCTCATGGGTACGCAGGTGTGAATAGGGCCTACGTCATGTCCCAAACCCATTCCTCAACTGTTTGGACAAGCAAAAGcgcaaaaaaaaaggtcagcaagatttaaataataatgataataataataataataataataataataatatacttttattctACAAGGATGCATAGGATGCATGTGATAGTAGAAACTTTCACAattttagaaaaacattatttgtcaaataaatgccatttattttattttattctatttcatttacagtttttaatcatttttacttTCCATTAAACAGAGAATTTTAaaaacgatttctgaaggaccgtGTGACactgagtaatggctgctgaaaattcagctttgccatcataaaaaataaattattataaattatttaaattattttaaaatataataaaagagaaaacgttatgttatgttttagtaatatttcataatattaccatttttgGTAGTGGAAGGAATATAGCAGCAACTGTATGACTATAGAACATATCACTTCTCTCTGTCCAACACAACCAACAAAATCTGATTCAAGCCATTAGTTTAACTGAATCATATATTTAGGCTTGAGTGGTTCTGCATGTTCTGCACACCTACTAAAGCTGTTAGTTCGGAATCAAAAGTGCCTGAAAAGCTGACTGCTACATGGCCTAACCATCAAACCCGCCACCAGTTATGAATTTAATTTCAACCAAAGATAGAAAAAAAGCTATGCTCTTTATGGACACTAGAGAGCACTAGAGGACAAATAATGCCATTGGATCTAAGGCAAGTTCTAATGCAAGTACTCTTTTATCTGAGCAGATATGTTTGTGTTGTATATGTATCTGTGTttatatcagtctgtgtataTACTTGTGTAGGAAAGATTGTAGGAAGTTCTTTGACCTGTAACATACAACATAAAACCAACAATAGGTTTGgttaaaaaatactttgttaAACAAGACCAATTTAACTATTAGAAACAACTTTTGTGGTACCAGTACTCAAAAAATGTTGCCCAGACCAGGGTTCTTCACTAAATTTAACATGAATACTGAAATCCCAATTTTTTGATACTGCTTTTTTCATACTGCATagcagaaaaaaatctaattcagaGAGTGTATGGCTTTGTGTAACATGAAAATGAAGACTGACTTTCTGGTATCGAAATGAATTTAGCCTTCATGGCCACAATACTGTAGATGGACATCAGATGAGTTCAATGCCTGctcaaataataattaactgTGATTTTAAGTGTTGAATGGCCATAAGATGGAGCTGTAGGATCAGTTTTACCACAGGTTCTTTTTCTTTGAGATTCATTTTAAGCAGTGTTGGTTATTTAACGAGATGGCAACTAACAGTAATGCACAATGAGATGCAAGAGaattatcaaaaatatactttttttttctttaatgtcaTGTTCTTCACTGGCCTTGGTTACCAAAGAGGCTACACAaacttttgataaaatctgaagaaaaaaaaactttaaacgtcaaaagatttctaagacttttttaaatttgtccttaaaataaaatcagatttaattgaaataaaaataaaaatactgaaaaataaaactgtccAAACGTGTGTCAGATGGCGCTATCAAAGTATGCCCTTGAATGAGtaaatactttttgtttgctttgagTTTTCACATGCTAATATCTggcatttaaaagcaaaggcATTTAGTTAGGTATTAAACTGTTTCATGATGATCCATCCAAATGTATCTTGAGTCGTTTACAATTAAACAATACACTACAATGATTTGGACTTGCTACATAACTAGACTTTCCAACACGACATTAGCTAGAGTAGTGTTTAGGATGCAATGATTAATTCTAGTGAATCATTTCATAGTAAACACTACACTAGCTCTAAGCTAGTGAcccataaatgtaaacatttattcaacagCAACCACATGAATTATGAATTCCTCAGTGAGCCGTAccaatcaatatcacatttcaGCGTCTAAGTGCATTCACACTTTTGCACACACAGACTGATTCCACTAACCTCATCTTTCCAAACACCATCTGGGTGAACGAGAGCCTCTCCTCTCAAAACCCAAACTTTAATGGTCTTCCAGTCAGAACAATTGGGTTACTTCCAAGCCATGTAACACACACTTCTTGGATCTTCCCTGTACTTCAGGCATGACAGGGATTTCCTCGCTCCACAGAATGTGCCTTTTGTTCATTAAACCACTGGGTAGGTGTTTTTGTCCCTGTAACTCTTCTGGCAGGTTCCAGATGATTCATCTGTGTGGAAAAAACAGTCTGAGTTTGTGAATCACACCACGAGTTTGCCATTAAAACATGTTACTGATACTCAGGACGCAGTATTgtccttacaaaaattaaccatggttttcttatagtaaaagtgtagtaaccatgttttttccCACATTACCATTTGTAACCATAGTTTTAgtacaaataccatggtaaaactaTGTTTAGTGCAACAAGAACATGGTTAATTTGTACTTACCAtggttttttagttttatttgtagtaaaaaccatggttaatttttataaGGGGGGGGATTGACTATTAAAAGCAGCGATGCAACTAACTTAACTACAGTTTAGTAGCATGACAGTAGCTTAGCAGTTTAATTAGCTTTCCTAGGAACTACCTACTTTTTCTAACATGTAGTCCTGCAGTGCGACCAACACAatagctgtttttaatattcgAGCAGCGGGTATATTCAAACtcacttaaaaaaagtaaaagtttatCATTCTAGTGAATTGTTTCTAAAGAAAGTTGAACAAGACGCTGCAGAGCGTGACGTCATATCACGACCGTTGGGTTTTGACCGCGGCTTCATTCTAGTGAAGAGAGTTGCCAGGTTTTcgcaacaaaacccgcccatttgccactcaaaactagcccaatcgcatttcgaGGGGGTCCCTTGAAGGGGGGTAAAATCCACTGGctttccaggggctaaatatcacgtttttGGTGTCGTTTCAACCCGCGGACAataaaaacaacccgcggcaacggTGTTAAATAAGCCCAATTACGCGGGAAAACCGcgaacttggcaacactgcgaGAGAAGCTAACGTTCGAAAGTTCAATTCATTCTAAGCACCTTTCTCATTTGTGGCATTGGAACGTCCCATTTATTCTAGCGAATTGGTTCGTTCTCAAATGTCTTCTCATTTGT comes from the Labeo rohita strain BAU-BD-2019 chromosome 24, IGBB_LRoh.1.0, whole genome shotgun sequence genome and includes:
- the hs6st1b gene encoding heparan-sulfate 6-O-sulfotransferase 1-B is translated as MNDTERNMVERTSKFLLIVVGSVFFMLILYQYVAPGVINFGSPHGYLLGEEDMTIFPTPDPHYVKKYYFPIKDLERNIDFEIKGEDVIVFLHIQKTGGTTFGRHLVQNVRLELPCDCRPGQKKCTCYRPNRKETWLFSRFSTGWSCGLHADWTELTNCVPGVLNKKESKSKKIRKFYYITLLRDPVSRYLSEWRHVQRGATWKTSLHMCDGRTPTPEELPPCYEGSDWSGCTLQQFMDCPYNLANNRQVRMLADLSLVGCYNLSTVPEKRRSQLLLESAKKNLRDMAFYGLTEFQRKTQYLFERTFHLKFIRPFMQYNSTRAAGVDLDNDTIQRIEELNDLDMKLYDYAKDLFQQRYQYKHMLDRREQRLLRGQASFHSPFREDGAGGEGTARLPTEDYMNHIINGW